A single genomic interval of Streptomyces sp. 1222.5 harbors:
- a CDS encoding phosphotransferase family protein codes for MSDAIRDTTARRVRHFVDAGYPDAGPVEAAVEGAVYRLGDGTVAKVWERRRGSELRRLQRFYADAAAHLPFGAPEILAVEDIDGVPMTVERELTGEPLAGRIRTDDPDEVLPEAVDCLVGVLRALADAHDVDEVKHLSVLDEERPLWEGHTTFGSALADLVDRRVSRCADRLSTHVRDFDDTRARLLRKLRSLPRTDEAVVHGDVFPETVLVDDDLRPLALVDYGFLSTGGDPRFDAAVAAAIFPAGTEHAPEITRQLTTRFADEFGYAVDDLLLYRAAYAMATSDAFAPGGGDEHFAWCVTVLEDPAVAESLRR; via the coding sequence ATGTCCGATGCGATACGGGACACCACGGCCCGGCGCGTACGACATTTCGTCGACGCCGGATATCCCGACGCCGGGCCCGTCGAGGCGGCGGTGGAGGGAGCCGTCTACCGACTCGGGGACGGAACGGTGGCCAAGGTGTGGGAGCGCCGACGGGGATCCGAACTGCGGCGGTTGCAGCGTTTCTACGCCGATGCCGCGGCGCACCTGCCGTTCGGCGCCCCGGAGATCCTCGCCGTGGAAGACATCGACGGTGTCCCGATGACCGTGGAGCGGGAGCTGACCGGCGAGCCCTTGGCGGGCAGGATCCGCACCGACGACCCGGACGAGGTGCTGCCCGAAGCGGTCGACTGCCTGGTCGGCGTGCTGCGCGCCCTCGCGGACGCCCACGACGTCGACGAGGTCAAGCACCTTTCTGTGCTGGACGAGGAACGCCCGCTGTGGGAAGGCCACACCACTTTCGGATCCGCCCTGGCGGACCTGGTGGACCGGCGGGTCAGCCGGTGCGCGGACCGGCTCTCCACGCATGTCCGCGACTTCGACGACACGCGCGCCCGGCTGCTTCGGAAGCTGCGCTCGCTGCCCCGTACCGACGAGGCGGTCGTCCACGGTGACGTCTTCCCGGAGACCGTGCTGGTGGACGACGACCTGCGGCCGCTCGCCCTCGTGGACTACGGCTTCCTGTCCACGGGCGGGGACCCGCGGTTCGACGCCGCCGTGGCCGCGGCCATCTTCCCGGCGGGTACCGAGCACGCCCCGGAGATCACCCGGCAGCTCACCACGCGGTTCGCCGACGAGTTCGGCTACGCGGTCGACGACCTCCTGCTGTACCGGGCCGCCTATGCGATGGCCACGAGCGACGCCTTCGCGCCGGGCGGCGGTGACGAGCACTTCGCCTGGTGCGTCACCGTGCTCGAGGACCCGGCCGTCGCCGAGTCCCTACGCCGGTGA
- a CDS encoding AraC family transcriptional regulator, producing the protein MVDVGVERGVPVPVCLDGSGVDENALADDAAHVRAWQELTVAQNLVRATGDAPGLGLEVGSRIPLRTYSVWGFALLASPTLREAATVGLRYLELTFAMVGIHLQEDENEVCLVLDDGLVPPPVRHFFIEREIATIRAILDTIVGRPFTPLRLDLRFPRPEKSAPYEGFDDVPIAFGAPRNAIVTLAPVLEQSLPQADQHTMQVCERECRLLLARRTDTGFAARVRELLMQWPDGIPDMGVAAAALHVSTRTLHRRLSVEGTSYRRLVDAARHARAVEMLSTLGLGVDQIAVRLGYADAAAFIRAFRRWTGATPGAYRTRSVRDLSRVHE; encoded by the coding sequence ATGGTGGACGTGGGCGTCGAGCGTGGAGTGCCCGTACCGGTATGCCTCGACGGCAGTGGTGTGGACGAGAACGCTCTTGCCGACGATGCCGCACATGTCCGGGCCTGGCAGGAGCTCACTGTGGCGCAGAACCTGGTCCGCGCCACGGGCGACGCTCCCGGCCTGGGGCTCGAGGTCGGCAGCCGGATTCCGCTGCGTACGTACAGCGTGTGGGGCTTCGCACTGCTCGCCAGCCCGACGCTACGCGAGGCCGCGACTGTGGGACTGCGGTACCTGGAACTCACCTTCGCCATGGTGGGGATCCACCTTCAGGAGGACGAAAACGAGGTCTGTCTCGTCCTGGACGACGGGCTGGTGCCCCCGCCCGTCCGGCACTTCTTCATCGAGCGGGAAATAGCCACTATCCGGGCCATCCTCGACACCATCGTGGGCCGGCCCTTCACCCCCCTCCGGCTGGATCTGCGCTTCCCACGGCCTGAAAAGTCCGCGCCGTACGAGGGGTTTGACGACGTGCCCATCGCCTTCGGGGCGCCGCGCAACGCGATCGTCACCCTCGCGCCGGTACTGGAGCAGTCGCTGCCGCAGGCGGACCAGCACACCATGCAGGTGTGCGAACGCGAGTGCCGGCTCCTGCTGGCCCGGCGCACCGACACCGGATTCGCAGCGCGGGTACGGGAACTGCTCATGCAGTGGCCGGACGGCATCCCCGACATGGGCGTTGCCGCAGCCGCGCTGCACGTCTCCACCCGCACTCTGCACCGGCGTCTGTCAGTGGAGGGCACGTCCTACCGGCGTCTGGTCGACGCGGCGCGGCACGCTCGTGCTGTCGAGATGCTGTCCACCCTCGGACTCGGGGTCGACCAGATCGCCGTACGTCTCGGGTACGCCGACGCGGCGGCATTCATCCGCGCGTTCCGCCGGTGGACCGGTGCGACCCCCGGTGCCTACCGAACGCGATCGGTACGCGACCTGTCGAGGGTCCACGAGTGA